In Sulfuricurvum sp. IAE1, one DNA window encodes the following:
- the fliF gene encoding flagellar basal-body MS-ring/collar protein FliF, with the protein MDFKALFSQLVVFFGKLNRTQKTIIGAAVAGIVAFLVFLVVYTSGGTKESEDGYQVLFDQLSPQDAAKVIEQLEKDQIPYRVPRENVIEVPKEVVYKERIAIASQGIPKEGHVGFELFDKQEFGATSFDQEVKFRRALEGELARSIDSLAPVEKSSVSLALPKETLFVSEEVPPSASVMVQLYPDRKLTPKQITGIKKLVASAVPKLKPENVALINSEGETLGDDEAAAQMGELSQMQQQFKTKEEKKQEEKIINVLAPFIGGKDRVVAKVTIEYDFSEQSSTSETFDPENVVRSEQSLEEKREGPAPAQVGGVPGAVSNIGPAEGLGNTTTGEKYEKTQGTTNYEISKTVSTKKMEFARIKRMTAAVVVDGKYEPKKDANGEPTDEIEYIALDETQLQAIDALVKQSIGVDEQRGDQVTVRNFEFQASKEGMQPKDTASKTSEFIETYLKPFFPVFKYLLVALILYIAYRQIIIPFAERMLEFSREEEEFEKPNLEISDDEDEDLAEKVQQMRKKVENQLGIGENFNEDELKYDVLLEKVREVAEEHPDELASLIQALIEEESAPEGAMHKR; encoded by the coding sequence ATGGATTTTAAGGCCCTTTTCTCGCAACTCGTTGTTTTTTTCGGAAAGCTTAACCGTACCCAGAAGACCATCATCGGGGCGGCGGTAGCGGGAATTGTCGCTTTTTTGGTGTTCCTGGTCGTCTATACTTCGGGCGGGACCAAAGAGAGTGAAGACGGCTATCAGGTACTTTTTGACCAGCTCTCCCCGCAAGATGCCGCGAAAGTGATCGAGCAGCTCGAAAAAGATCAGATCCCCTACCGTGTTCCCCGCGAGAATGTGATCGAAGTCCCCAAAGAGGTGGTGTATAAAGAACGGATCGCGATCGCTTCACAGGGGATTCCCAAAGAAGGGCACGTCGGGTTTGAACTCTTCGACAAACAAGAATTCGGGGCGACCAGTTTTGATCAGGAAGTAAAATTCCGCCGTGCTCTGGAAGGGGAACTCGCCCGGTCTATCGACTCGCTTGCACCCGTCGAAAAATCGAGCGTAAGCCTTGCTCTTCCCAAAGAGACTTTGTTCGTTTCCGAAGAGGTTCCCCCCTCGGCATCGGTCATGGTGCAGCTCTACCCCGATCGGAAGCTCACACCCAAACAGATTACCGGGATCAAAAAGCTTGTCGCTTCGGCCGTACCGAAACTCAAACCCGAGAACGTTGCCCTGATCAACTCTGAGGGCGAAACACTCGGCGACGACGAAGCGGCGGCTCAGATGGGCGAACTCTCCCAGATGCAGCAGCAGTTCAAAACCAAAGAAGAGAAAAAACAGGAAGAAAAAATCATCAACGTCCTTGCCCCTTTCATCGGCGGCAAAGACCGCGTCGTCGCCAAAGTGACGATCGAATACGATTTTTCCGAACAAAGTTCCACCTCCGAGACGTTTGATCCCGAAAACGTTGTCCGAAGCGAGCAGTCACTGGAAGAAAAACGCGAAGGGCCTGCACCGGCGCAGGTCGGCGGCGTTCCCGGAGCGGTCAGCAACATCGGTCCCGCAGAAGGGCTTGGCAACACCACGACGGGCGAGAAATACGAAAAAACGCAGGGGACGACGAATTACGAGATTTCTAAGACCGTTTCCACCAAAAAAATGGAGTTCGCCCGTATCAAGCGGATGACCGCCGCGGTTGTCGTCGACGGAAAATACGAACCCAAAAAAGACGCCAACGGGGAACCGACGGACGAGATCGAATACATCGCGCTCGATGAGACGCAGCTTCAGGCGATCGATGCGTTGGTTAAGCAGTCCATCGGAGTCGATGAACAGCGCGGAGACCAGGTGACGGTCCGCAATTTCGAGTTCCAGGCTTCGAAAGAGGGGATGCAGCCCAAAGACACGGCATCGAAGACTTCGGAATTTATCGAAACCTATCTCAAGCCGTTCTTCCCGGTATTCAAGTATCTGCTCGTAGCGCTGATTCTCTACATCGCGTACCGTCAGATCATCATTCCGTTTGCCGAGCGGATGCTTGAATTCAGCCGTGAAGAAGAGGAATTTGAGAAACCGAATCTCGAGATCAGCGACGACGAGGACGAGGATTTGGCGGAAAAAGTACAGCAGATGCGTAAAAAGGTGGAAAACCAGCTCGGTATCGGCGAAAATTTCAACGAGGACGAGCTCAAATACGACGTTCTTCTCGAAAAAGTTCGCGAAGTCGCCGAAGAGCATCCCGATGAACTGGCCTCTTTGATTCAGGCATTGATCGAAGAGGAATCGGCACCTGAGGGTGCCATGCACAAGCGATAG
- a CDS encoding type IV pilus twitching motility protein PilT codes for MNEQIQRLHQVDVNQLNFEVLKKIRGYLRRMVEAGGSDLHVKANSVVRARINGDIVPLSGEILSKDDALIFAKELLRTRFPELVEKKELDLVYPFDENTRFRINIFFQMEGISAVFRLIPVKILTIDQLNMPEVVHSFTQIERGLVLVTGVTGSGKSTTLAAIIDEINNNRRKHIITIEDPIEFVHKDRKCIINQRSVGQDTRSFSSALRAALREDPDIILVGEMRDVETIEIALHAADTGHLVFSTLHTLDAKETVNRIISVFPHEEQNRVRMTLASVLKGVISQRLVPTVEGKRVAALEVLVRTPRIEQLIAENRDIEIPDTIAEGKELYKSQTFDQALLDLYQAGRISREEALSYATSSSDLKLKMEGLSSKVDKDKLGVDDSPKEFREEDYIGLKR; via the coding sequence ATGAACGAACAGATCCAACGTCTGCATCAAGTCGACGTCAATCAGCTCAATTTCGAGGTTTTGAAAAAGATCCGCGGCTATCTTCGGCGGATGGTTGAAGCGGGAGGAAGCGATCTTCACGTCAAGGCAAATTCGGTGGTCCGGGCGCGGATCAACGGCGATATCGTGCCGCTTTCAGGCGAAATCCTTTCCAAAGACGATGCTTTGATTTTTGCCAAAGAACTCCTTCGTACCCGCTTCCCCGAGCTGGTCGAGAAAAAAGAGCTCGACCTGGTGTATCCGTTTGACGAAAACACCCGTTTTCGTATCAATATCTTTTTCCAGATGGAGGGGATCTCGGCCGTTTTCCGTCTGATCCCGGTCAAGATTCTGACTATCGATCAGCTCAATATGCCCGAAGTCGTGCATAGTTTTACCCAGATCGAACGGGGACTGGTTCTGGTCACGGGGGTTACCGGGAGCGGTAAATCGACGACACTGGCGGCGATTATCGACGAAATCAACAACAACCGCCGCAAGCACATTATCACGATCGAGGACCCGATCGAATTCGTCCATAAAGACCGTAAATGCATTATCAACCAGCGCAGCGTCGGGCAGGATACCCGGAGTTTCAGTTCGGCTCTGCGCGCGGCCCTGCGGGAAGACCCCGATATCATCCTCGTCGGCGAAATGCGTGACGTCGAGACAATCGAAATAGCACTGCACGCGGCCGATACGGGTCACCTGGTTTTCTCGACGCTTCATACCCTTGATGCCAAAGAGACGGTGAACCGTATTATCTCGGTATTCCCGCATGAAGAACAGAATCGGGTAAGGATGACGCTTGCGTCGGTACTCAAAGGGGTCATCTCGCAGCGACTGGTCCCGACGGTAGAGGGAAAACGGGTAGCCGCCCTGGAAGTTTTGGTCCGCACCCCGCGGATCGAGCAGCTGATTGCGGAAAACCGCGATATCGAAATTCCCGATACGATCGCGGAGGGTAAAGAACTCTACAAGTCGCAGACGTTCGACCAGGCACTTCTTGACTTGTACCAGGCGGGGCGTATCAGCCGCGAGGAGGCGTTGTCGTATGCGACGTCGTCATCGGATCTCAAGCTCAAAATGGAAGGGCTGAGCTCGAAAGTGGACAAAGATAAGCTGGGCGTCGACGATTCTCCCAAAGAGTTCCGCGAAGAAGACTATATCGGGCTCAAACGCTGA
- the pheA gene encoding prephenate dehydratase: MNTLEECRARIDEIDNAVVELLNRRMEVVRRVGEIKHESNTAIYRPEREKAIIDRLTRMSEESGGLLNRQAIEAVFLEIFAVSRNLELPERIAYLGPEGSFTHQAAESRFGAMSDYLSLGSIDAVFKTLEAGRAKFGVVPIENSRDGVVGETLDLLGKSTVKIVAELYMPIHMAFATKAEKIHHIKRIYSKDKGFGQCREFLLEHGLDTVEHIPVESTAKAAILASKDPEAAAICSHIAAKLYRVPTLFENIEDTHNNATRFFILSDFKNGLSGEDKTSILVRLKDAQRAGALVHFLEDFNNAQINLSKIESRPSRDNDGFGYWFFIDFFGHIDEPRIQEVIQKHEDEVTWLGSYVKGEL; encoded by the coding sequence ATGAATACACTTGAAGAATGCAGAGCGAGAATCGACGAAATCGATAACGCCGTCGTCGAATTGCTCAATCGCCGGATGGAAGTCGTTCGCCGTGTCGGGGAGATCAAGCATGAAAGCAATACGGCGATTTACCGTCCCGAAAGGGAAAAAGCGATCATCGACCGTCTCACCCGCATGAGCGAAGAGTCGGGAGGGTTGCTGAATCGTCAGGCGATCGAAGCGGTTTTTCTCGAGATTTTCGCCGTGTCTCGCAATCTCGAACTCCCCGAACGGATCGCCTACCTGGGGCCGGAGGGGAGTTTTACCCACCAGGCGGCCGAATCGCGTTTCGGGGCAATGAGCGATTACCTTTCACTCGGTTCGATCGACGCGGTGTTTAAAACGCTCGAAGCGGGACGGGCGAAATTCGGCGTCGTTCCGATCGAAAACAGCCGTGACGGCGTTGTCGGGGAGACCCTCGATCTTCTGGGGAAAAGCACGGTGAAAATCGTTGCCGAACTCTATATGCCGATTCACATGGCGTTCGCGACAAAAGCCGAAAAGATCCACCATATCAAACGGATCTATTCCAAAGACAAAGGATTCGGCCAATGCCGCGAGTTCCTCCTCGAACACGGGCTCGATACGGTGGAGCACATCCCGGTCGAATCAACGGCGAAGGCGGCGATCCTCGCCTCTAAAGATCCCGAGGCGGCCGCGATCTGTTCCCACATCGCGGCGAAACTCTATCGCGTCCCGACGCTGTTCGAGAACATTGAAGATACGCACAACAATGCGACCCGTTTTTTTATCCTCAGCGATTTCAAAAACGGTCTCAGCGGCGAAGACAAGACCTCGATTCTGGTCCGTCTCAAAGATGCCCAGCGGGCGGGAGCGCTGGTCCATTTCCTCGAAGATTTCAATAACGCCCAGATCAACCTGAGCAAGATCGAAAGCCGCCCTTCGCGCGACAACGACGGTTTCGGGTACTGGTTCTTCATCGATTTCTTCGGGCATATCGACGAACCGCGCATTCAGGAAGTGATTCAAAAACACGAAGATGAAGTAACGTGGCTGGGAAGCTACGTCAAGGGAGAATTATGA
- the pth gene encoding aminoacyl-tRNA hydrolase → MLIVGLGNPGPAYERTRHNVGFMVIDELCGRRSVQPVSKSSFEGELFKMGEHFLLKPTTYMNLSGKSVLAVKNFYKIDDVIVIHDDLDLPFGALRFKKGGGHGGHNGLKSTDAAIGPEYIRVRMGIGKPEHKSQVADYVLHAFSAEESVSLPEWIAKAADAVEMLLKTDCAEVASKCSLKGM, encoded by the coding sequence ATGCTGATCGTCGGTCTGGGCAATCCCGGCCCGGCGTATGAGCGTACCCGTCACAACGTCGGGTTTATGGTAATCGATGAGCTTTGCGGTCGCCGCAGCGTTCAACCCGTTTCAAAGAGCTCCTTCGAAGGGGAGCTGTTTAAAATGGGGGAACATTTTCTCCTCAAACCCACTACCTACATGAATCTCTCCGGCAAATCGGTCCTGGCCGTCAAAAATTTTTATAAAATCGACGACGTGATCGTTATTCATGACGATCTTGACCTTCCCTTCGGCGCACTCCGTTTCAAAAAAGGGGGCGGCCACGGAGGGCATAACGGCCTCAAGTCCACCGATGCGGCGATCGGGCCTGAATATATCCGCGTCCGGATGGGAATCGGCAAACCAGAACACAAATCGCAGGTAGCCGATTACGTTCTCCATGCGTTCAGCGCCGAAGAGAGCGTTTCGCTTCCCGAATGGATCGCGAAAGCGGCGGATGCCGTTGAAATGCTGCTCAAAACAGATTGTGCCGAGGTGGCTTCCAAATGCTCCCTCAAGGGAATGTGA
- a CDS encoding HAD-IIA family hydrolase — MYFIDVQGTLIEDNTKQPVRGAVAFIDRLNAQGIPYMVITNSTKNPSDEFLGYLRSIGLAISPEKYLDPLMMLEGCIDKSEKIAAYGSEPFLNVVRSMGYTLDYVRPDAVLIAIKENFGADEYAQMIEFLLSGARLIGMHETSLYVKNHKRYPGVGAILKMLEFATSTPYTVVGKPSGPFFAEALRRIRLQSPQARYEDITIISDDVKGDLVGAQKLGMKGVFVLSGKIRNADEILPSLDPAERPGAVYSDMQEVLENL; from the coding sequence ATGTATTTTATCGATGTGCAGGGGACGCTGATCGAGGACAATACCAAGCAACCCGTACGGGGTGCCGTTGCGTTTATCGATCGCCTTAATGCGCAGGGGATCCCGTATATGGTCATTACCAACAGTACGAAAAACCCCAGTGACGAGTTTTTGGGATACCTCCGTTCGATCGGGCTGGCGATTTCCCCTGAAAAATACCTCGATCCCCTGATGATGCTTGAGGGCTGCATCGACAAAAGCGAAAAAATTGCGGCCTACGGTTCGGAGCCGTTTTTGAATGTCGTCCGTTCGATGGGGTACACGCTCGATTACGTCCGTCCCGATGCCGTTTTGATCGCGATCAAAGAAAATTTCGGCGCCGACGAATACGCGCAGATGATCGAATTCCTCCTTTCTGGGGCACGTCTGATCGGTATGCACGAAACCTCGCTTTACGTCAAAAATCACAAACGCTATCCGGGGGTAGGGGCGATTCTCAAAATGCTCGAATTCGCCACTTCCACTCCCTACACGGTCGTCGGAAAACCGAGCGGACCGTTTTTCGCCGAGGCGTTGCGCCGTATCCGCCTTCAGTCTCCGCAAGCTCGCTACGAGGATATCACTATCATCAGCGACGACGTCAAAGGGGATCTGGTCGGTGCGCAGAAACTGGGGATGAAAGGGGTGTTCGTCCTGAGCGGAAAAATCCGCAACGCGGATGAGATATTGCCCTCGCTCGACCCCGCCGAACGTCCGGGTGCCGTCTATTCTGATATGCAGGAAGTATTGGAGAACCTATGA
- the lysA gene encoding diaminopimelate decarboxylase, which translates to MTDFKALAQTYGTPLYVYDFDAMSAQFESLKEAFRGRKSILAYAVKANSNLSVVKHFAQLGAGADCVSIGEVRRALMAGVPKYRILFSGVGKRDDEIREAIEADILYINVESEAELSRVEAIAAELGTTARISIRVNPNIDPKTHPYISTGLHDNKFGVEIDAAKRMYIQAKNAPSLDPVGIHFHIGSQLTELEPIYEAAVIVADLLRSLQAIDIELKFFDIGGGLGVRYNDETTIAPYDYAQAVLSALRGLDVTVVCEPGRFLTANAGYFLTKVLYEKRNGEKRFVVVDGAMNDLIRPSLYKAYHRIEALGKTGEENAADVVGPVCESGDFLAKNYPLPPMEHNDLLLVHSAGAYGFGMGSNYNTRGRSAEVAIEGGKERLIRRRETFDDVIACERDYL; encoded by the coding sequence GTGACCGATTTCAAAGCTTTGGCCCAAACGTACGGCACACCTCTGTATGTTTACGATTTCGACGCGATGAGCGCGCAGTTTGAATCTCTGAAAGAGGCGTTCCGCGGGCGCAAGTCGATTCTGGCTTACGCGGTGAAAGCCAACTCCAATCTCAGCGTCGTCAAACATTTCGCACAGCTGGGAGCGGGCGCGGACTGCGTATCGATCGGCGAAGTTCGCCGCGCTTTGATGGCGGGCGTCCCGAAATACCGTATTCTCTTCAGCGGGGTCGGGAAACGCGACGATGAGATCCGCGAAGCGATCGAAGCCGATATCCTCTACATCAACGTCGAAAGCGAAGCGGAGCTCTCCCGTGTCGAAGCGATTGCGGCGGAATTGGGCACAACCGCACGGATCAGTATCCGGGTCAATCCCAATATCGATCCCAAAACCCATCCCTACATTTCGACGGGGTTGCACGACAACAAGTTCGGTGTTGAGATTGATGCGGCAAAGCGGATGTATATCCAGGCCAAAAATGCTCCCTCCCTTGATCCGGTCGGGATTCATTTCCATATCGGCAGCCAGCTTACCGAACTCGAACCGATCTACGAAGCGGCCGTTATCGTCGCCGATCTGCTCCGTTCGCTGCAGGCGATCGACATCGAATTGAAGTTTTTCGATATCGGAGGCGGTCTTGGGGTTCGCTACAACGACGAAACGACGATCGCACCGTACGATTACGCCCAAGCGGTTCTTTCGGCGCTGCGGGGGCTGGATGTCACCGTCGTATGTGAACCGGGCCGTTTCCTCACGGCCAACGCGGGCTATTTCCTGACCAAGGTTTTGTACGAAAAACGCAACGGTGAGAAACGTTTCGTCGTCGTGGACGGGGCAATGAACGACCTGATCCGTCCCAGCCTCTATAAAGCGTATCATCGCATTGAGGCACTCGGAAAAACAGGGGAAGAGAATGCCGCGGATGTTGTCGGACCGGTATGCGAAAGCGGCGATTTCCTTGCGAAAAACTATCCGCTTCCCCCGATGGAACATAACGATCTGCTGCTGGTCCACAGCGCCGGGGCGTACGGTTTCGGAATGGGCAGTAACTATAACACCCGCGGACGTTCCGCGGAAGTCGCCATCGAGGGAGGCAAAGAACGACTGATCCGCCGCCGTGAGACCTTTGATGACGTCATTGCGTGCGAGCGCGATTACCTGTAG
- a CDS encoding transaldolase, whose amino-acid sequence MYIAESRFALWADFIERTFLDEGFKELISRGIINGATSNPAIFKSAILTSPAYKEQLSELNGLSAKEKYEALAVYDIQKAADILRPLYEAGDDGYVSIEVDPFLCDDAEGTISEGIRLHTTIGRPNVMIKVPATEAGYAAMEALASRGIPVNATLIFSVAQALACARAFERAAAKASETVDTVISVFVSRIDRAIDGTLASKEVAQGLTGIMNAADIYNRVEALGVPKCRVLFASTGVKGEDMRPSYYVDELLAPGSVNTAPVATIEAYVRGGDRTMKLPLTESTILDHMNAVAAAGISMETIIDEQIREGLEAFKIAFNEILSALE is encoded by the coding sequence ATGTACATTGCCGAATCACGTTTTGCCCTGTGGGCCGATTTCATCGAGCGGACTTTTCTGGATGAAGGGTTCAAAGAGCTCATTTCACGGGGGATTATCAACGGTGCCACGTCGAACCCCGCGATTTTCAAAAGTGCGATTTTGACTTCTCCGGCGTACAAGGAACAGTTGTCGGAGCTGAACGGACTTTCGGCAAAAGAGAAATACGAGGCCCTGGCCGTGTACGATATCCAAAAAGCGGCCGATATCCTGCGCCCCCTCTACGAAGCGGGAGACGACGGTTACGTCAGTATCGAGGTCGATCCGTTTTTGTGCGATGATGCGGAGGGGACGATCAGCGAAGGGATCCGGTTGCATACGACGATCGGCCGGCCCAACGTGATGATCAAGGTCCCGGCGACGGAAGCGGGATACGCGGCGATGGAAGCGTTGGCATCACGGGGTATCCCCGTTAATGCGACCCTGATTTTTTCGGTCGCTCAGGCACTTGCCTGCGCCCGTGCGTTCGAACGTGCGGCGGCGAAAGCTTCCGAAACGGTTGATACGGTCATCAGCGTATTTGTGAGCCGGATCGACCGTGCGATCGACGGTACACTCGCTTCCAAAGAAGTAGCGCAAGGACTGACGGGGATCATGAACGCTGCGGACATCTACAACCGCGTCGAAGCGCTCGGCGTTCCCAAATGCCGGGTACTGTTCGCCAGTACCGGAGTCAAAGGGGAGGATATGCGCCCTTCGTATTACGTCGACGAACTGCTGGCGCCCGGAAGCGTCAACACTGCCCCCGTGGCGACCATCGAGGCGTATGTCCGTGGAGGTGACCGAACGATGAAGCTGCCGCTGACGGAATCGACGATACTGGACCATATGAACGCCGTTGCGGCGGCGGGAATATCGATGGAAACTATTATCGATGAACAGATCCGAGAGGGGCTCGAAGCCTTCAAGATCGCATTTAACGAGATTCTAAGCGCACTGGAGTAA
- the hisC gene encoding histidinol-phosphate transaminase, with protein MTFNTTLDSIKTYEAGKPIELVVREYGIAPDQIVKLASNENPFGCSPKVKEAVRSIIDNMALYPDDSMLKLKTALAAKYGIDPKELVIGAGSDQVIEFAVHAKAHPGAKVLMNSVTFAMYEIYAKQVGAQIVRTASRVHDMDEFYALYTEHKPQIIFLCTPNNPTGDAIDADAMLSFIGKIDSDTLVIVDGAYMEYARFKNPAKAVEPRDLIARFDNVLFLGTFSKAYGLGGMRVGYGISRAPIIEALYKVRPPFNITTLSLEAASVALEDEAFVTECIADNFREMKRYEAFAAHKGIDIIESYTNFVTLSLPEEKNSSKIAQELLKKGMIVRDLSSYGLNAIRVTVGTAAQNDRFFELTNSLL; from the coding sequence ATGACTTTTAACACGACATTGGACAGTATCAAAACGTACGAAGCGGGAAAACCGATCGAACTGGTAGTGCGCGAATACGGCATTGCCCCCGATCAGATCGTCAAGCTCGCCAGTAACGAGAACCCCTTCGGGTGTTCTCCGAAGGTCAAAGAAGCGGTGCGCTCGATCATCGACAACATGGCTCTTTACCCCGACGATTCGATGCTCAAACTCAAAACCGCCCTGGCGGCCAAATACGGTATCGATCCCAAAGAACTGGTCATCGGTGCGGGGAGTGACCAGGTCATCGAATTCGCTGTCCATGCCAAAGCGCATCCGGGAGCGAAAGTGCTGATGAACAGCGTTACGTTCGCAATGTACGAAATTTATGCCAAACAGGTGGGAGCACAGATCGTCCGGACCGCTTCGCGGGTCCATGATATGGACGAGTTCTATGCCCTCTATACCGAGCATAAGCCGCAGATCATTTTCCTCTGTACCCCCAACAATCCGACCGGTGATGCGATCGACGCCGACGCGATGCTCTCGTTCATCGGGAAAATCGACAGCGATACCCTCGTCATCGTCGACGGTGCGTACATGGAATACGCCCGGTTCAAAAACCCGGCCAAAGCGGTTGAACCGCGCGACCTGATTGCGCGTTTTGATAACGTGCTTTTTCTTGGGACGTTTTCCAAAGCGTACGGCCTAGGCGGAATGCGTGTCGGTTACGGCATATCCCGTGCTCCGATCATCGAAGCGCTTTACAAAGTGCGTCCCCCGTTCAACATCACGACTCTTTCGCTCGAGGCGGCGTCAGTGGCCCTCGAAGACGAAGCGTTCGTAACCGAATGTATCGCCGACAATTTTCGGGAAATGAAGCGTTACGAAGCCTTTGCCGCACACAAGGGGATCGATATCATCGAAAGTTATACGAATTTCGTCACTTTATCCCTGCCTGAAGAAAAAAATTCGTCGAAAATTGCGCAAGAACTGTTAAAAAAGGGTATGATTGTACGTGATTTAAGCAGTTACGGTTTGAACGCGATTCGCGTTACCGTCGGTACCGCTGCACAGAACGACCGATTTTTTGAACTCACGAATTCTTTGCTATAA
- a CDS encoding 50S ribosomal protein L25/general stress protein Ctc, which translates to MLEGIVRESIGKSATKAYRRDGYLIANIYGKGLENVHAAFKMNDFIRTVRNKETVAFPVNVGGKEMNVVVQGYESHPVSGNLLHVDLMVAQPGVVTHYHVPVKPFGSPVGLKNKGMLYVAKKRLRVKAAIENLPNAIEIDVSPLDLGDSVLVRDLPVMENVKFTDSDRVSVLSVIKAK; encoded by the coding sequence ATGCTAGAAGGCATTGTAAGAGAGAGTATTGGCAAAAGCGCGACAAAAGCGTACCGCCGTGATGGTTATCTCATTGCCAACATCTACGGAAAAGGGCTTGAAAACGTTCACGCCGCGTTCAAAATGAACGACTTCATCCGTACCGTTCGCAACAAAGAAACCGTAGCGTTCCCCGTTAACGTCGGCGGAAAAGAGATGAACGTCGTCGTTCAGGGGTATGAGTCTCACCCGGTTTCAGGAAACCTGTTGCACGTTGATCTGATGGTAGCTCAGCCGGGTGTCGTCACCCATTATCATGTACCGGTTAAACCGTTCGGAAGCCCGGTCGGTTTGAAAAACAAAGGGATGCTCTATGTTGCTAAAAAACGCCTTCGCGTTAAAGCGGCAATCGAAAACCTCCCCAACGCGATCGAAATCGATGTTTCTCCTCTTGACCTGGGCGATTCCGTCCTCGTACGTGACCTCCCGGTAATGGAAAACGTGAAATTCACCGATTCAGACCGTGTATCGGTTCTGAGCGTTATCAAAGCGAAATAA
- a CDS encoding LptF/LptG family permease: MLAFTTLSLLYLRYFFIILIALGSFMVGFDLMENASELPDSANLVLIYIMYKAFYAVDMMLPISLVFAMIATSVEMVRSNALAAYYAIGYSKRRILAPFISVAVLMVGIHIALHATNFARANEFANNLRETSQFIRPTSNLFFTHEGNYVYFGNLYPLTRKAEKIRIFTFENGRLKEVLSASEAVYDNGYWNMKRAHVIRPPESLALEASGIVTEDRTNVRALKDFKPKILDQVYEGKANFTIVDGFEALALLENQNVDVGKIESAMFRIFVTPWFAVMLIVIFFSYAPISARFLNLSVFSFGAILATLLVWGFLFMMGELSNNKTLPPLIGVVAPVAFLFAFMLWRVGSPLRRVRVKSRPN; this comes from the coding sequence ATGCTCGCTTTTACGACTTTATCGCTTTTGTACCTGCGCTATTTCTTTATCATACTGATCGCTCTGGGGAGTTTCATGGTCGGATTCGACCTGATGGAAAACGCTTCGGAACTTCCCGACTCCGCCAACCTCGTATTGATCTATATCATGTACAAGGCTTTTTACGCCGTCGACATGATGCTGCCGATCTCTTTGGTCTTCGCGATGATCGCGACGTCGGTGGAAATGGTCCGCTCCAACGCGCTGGCGGCCTATTATGCGATCGGGTATTCTAAGCGGCGCATCCTGGCCCCGTTTATCAGCGTAGCCGTTTTGATGGTGGGGATTCACATCGCCCTGCACGCCACGAATTTCGCCCGGGCCAACGAATTTGCGAACAACCTGCGTGAGACGTCGCAGTTTATCCGCCCCACCAGTAACCTCTTTTTTACCCACGAAGGGAACTATGTCTATTTCGGTAACCTCTATCCGCTCACCCGAAAAGCCGAAAAGATCCGTATTTTTACGTTTGAAAACGGCCGACTTAAAGAGGTTCTCAGTGCTTCGGAAGCGGTCTACGACAACGGCTACTGGAATATGAAAAGGGCCCATGTCATCCGCCCCCCCGAAAGTCTGGCGCTTGAGGCTTCGGGGATCGTCACCGAAGACCGGACGAACGTCCGCGCGCTGAAAGATTTCAAACCGAAAATACTTGACCAGGTATACGAAGGAAAAGCCAATTTTACGATCGTCGACGGGTTCGAAGCGCTGGCGCTGCTTGAGAACCAGAACGTCGACGTCGGCAAAATCGAAAGTGCGATGTTCCGAATTTTCGTGACGCCGTGGTTTGCGGTGATGCTGATCGTGATTTTTTTCTCTTATGCTCCTATCAGCGCCCGGTTTCTGAACCTGTCGGTATTTAGTTTCGGAGCCATCCTCGCAACGCTGCTGGTGTGGGGATTTTTGTTTATGATGGGAGAGCTTTCGAACAACAAAACCCTCCCCCCTCTCATCGGCGTCGTAGCTCCCGTCGCCTTTCTCTTTGCGTTTATGCTCTGGCGTGTTGGAAGTCCCCTAAGGAGAGTTAGGGTAAAATCGCGACCAAATTAA